Proteins co-encoded in one Parascardovia denticolens DSM 10105 = JCM 12538 genomic window:
- a CDS encoding regulatory protein RecX: MISAEDFLARHPASDSGPDEVDDQSVGGCLGHDGDSVADRASDVDPVSEAEGGDLYRSDEENHCQEAALRLLDAAPRSSGALTQRLRDKGYDPDLIDRVVSRLVASRLIDDEAYAHALVSYCLSRNMGAYGTRQELRKKAVDDRLAAACVSQAEAEGRFDQAAYELARKVARKTKGLDYQVRLRRYWSAGARKGHGPTAIKRYAGLLREEE, from the coding sequence ATGATATCCGCTGAAGACTTCCTGGCCCGTCACCCTGCTTCGGATTCGGGTCCCGATGAGGTCGATGATCAGAGCGTCGGCGGCTGTCTTGGCCATGACGGCGATTCCGTCGCTGATCGTGCTTCCGATGTCGACCCCGTTTCCGAAGCCGAAGGTGGGGACCTCTATCGCAGTGATGAGGAGAACCATTGCCAAGAGGCGGCCTTACGCCTCTTGGATGCGGCCCCCCGGTCCTCCGGAGCCCTGACCCAGCGGTTGCGGGACAAGGGTTATGACCCTGACCTGATAGACCGCGTCGTCTCCCGGCTCGTCGCTTCCCGGCTCATTGATGATGAGGCCTACGCCCATGCCCTTGTTTCCTACTGTCTGTCACGGAACATGGGGGCTTATGGGACCCGGCAGGAGTTGAGGAAGAAAGCCGTGGACGACCGCCTAGCCGCCGCTTGCGTCTCCCAAGCCGAGGCGGAGGGGCGTTTCGACCAAGCGGCTTACGAACTCGCCCGGAAAGTCGCCCGGAAAACGAAGGGGCTTGATTATCAGGTCCGTCTGCGTCGTTACTGGTCGGCTGGAGCCAGGAAGGGCCATGGACCCACCGCCATCAAACGGTATGCGGGCCTCCTCAGGGAAGAGGAGTGA
- the pgsA gene encoding CDP-diacylglycerol--glycerol-3-phosphate 3-phosphatidyltransferase, whose protein sequence is MTESRETQTRSSDAAGGKSLFEGWNNVPNLVTFTRIALVIVFIVLTALAGPFGQKSYALRWVGALLFIFAASTDKIDGYLARKYDQVTELGKLMDPIADKLLICSALVLLSVFGELWWWVTILFLIRELGITVMRFFIIDQGGSVIAANMAGKLKTVFECVGLSLLLAPVWSWAATGLKAGWVKAYLIIALIVTLVALALCLYSGFMYVYGVVSAGKKKQA, encoded by the coding sequence ATAACGGAATCTCGTGAAACTCAGACCCGATCTTCAGACGCAGCAGGAGGGAAAAGCCTCTTTGAAGGGTGGAACAACGTCCCGAATCTGGTGACTTTCACCCGTATCGCCCTCGTGATCGTCTTCATCGTGCTTACCGCTTTGGCCGGGCCTTTCGGGCAGAAATCCTACGCTTTGCGGTGGGTCGGCGCCCTTCTTTTCATCTTCGCCGCCAGCACGGATAAGATTGATGGGTATCTGGCCCGCAAATACGATCAGGTGACCGAGCTGGGCAAGCTCATGGACCCGATCGCCGACAAGCTCCTCATCTGCTCGGCCCTGGTTCTCCTGTCCGTTTTCGGTGAGCTGTGGTGGTGGGTGACCATCCTTTTCCTGATCCGCGAACTGGGCATCACCGTCATGCGTTTCTTCATCATCGATCAAGGCGGCAGCGTCATCGCGGCCAACATGGCGGGCAAGCTCAAGACGGTCTTCGAATGCGTCGGCCTGAGCCTGCTCCTGGCTCCGGTGTGGTCTTGGGCCGCGACAGGTTTGAAGGCAGGCTGGGTCAAGGCCTACCTGATCATCGCCCTGATCGTCACCCTGGTGGCCCTGGCCCTCTGCCTCTATTCCGGCTTCATGTACGTGTACGGGGTGGTGTCGGCTGGGAAGAAAAAACAGGCCTGA
- a CDS encoding CinA family protein, with the protein MTVQERDDKAAQILEICREKKLHIACAESLTAGLLADAFVRIPGASDVFLGSAVTYTDEEKMNVLGVDPSLLETYGAVHPQVARQMAQGVGKLYSRADEGYQDSVIGLATTGVAGPGPDDMGKPAGLVYIACALPYGAQQRTQVTDDEAADLQEEIDYENSLRSRAYVAAYYIKELHCQGDRQEVRERTVDAVLDLLLTKLKAQEQTVGYRQQP; encoded by the coding sequence ATGACTGTCCAAGAAAGAGATGACAAGGCGGCCCAGATCCTGGAGATCTGCCGCGAAAAGAAGCTCCACATCGCCTGCGCCGAATCTTTGACCGCAGGCTTGCTGGCGGACGCTTTCGTGCGCATTCCCGGAGCCTCGGACGTCTTTTTGGGATCGGCCGTCACTTACACCGACGAAGAGAAGATGAACGTCCTGGGCGTGGACCCCTCCCTCTTGGAGACTTACGGGGCGGTGCATCCCCAAGTAGCCCGGCAAATGGCCCAAGGAGTAGGGAAGCTATACTCCCGAGCCGATGAGGGCTATCAGGATTCCGTCATCGGCCTAGCTACCACCGGGGTCGCCGGCCCCGGACCTGATGACATGGGGAAGCCGGCCGGACTCGTCTATATCGCCTGTGCCTTGCCTTACGGGGCCCAACAGCGCACGCAGGTTACCGATGACGAAGCTGCCGATCTTCAAGAGGAGATCGATTACGAGAATTCCCTGCGGTCCCGTGCTTATGTGGCCGCCTATTACATCAAAGAGTTGCATTGCCAAGGGGATCGGCAGGAGGTCAGGGAGAGGACGGTGGATGCCGTTCTTGACCTGCTTCTGACCAAACTCAAGGCCCAAGAACAGACCGTCGGATATCGGCAACAGCCGTGA
- the hpf gene encoding ribosome hibernation-promoting factor, HPF/YfiA family — MEIAVTGRRVSISQKYRDVIESKMNRVTAIAPDAERVTVVVSHEGNPRQADTAKRVEITVYAGRTVVRAEASSSDEYSALDLALDKLTLRLRRSRDRRKDHRRGYNNQVPVDLGVAQEEPAVQEEAEAEPESNSTDAAVAGDLGPGESVEVRVGDTPITIRRKLHIAEPMTIDDAINQMELIGHDFFLFTNIDTGRPSVVYHRHGWSYGVFEIDTAENVEKAKAKAKK; from the coding sequence ATGGAAATTGCAGTAACCGGACGGCGCGTCAGCATCTCGCAGAAGTACCGCGACGTGATTGAGAGCAAGATGAATCGTGTGACCGCAATCGCTCCTGACGCGGAACGTGTGACCGTCGTCGTCTCCCATGAAGGAAATCCCCGCCAGGCAGACACCGCCAAGCGGGTGGAAATCACCGTCTACGCAGGTCGAACCGTGGTTCGGGCCGAAGCATCCAGCTCCGATGAGTACAGCGCCCTGGACCTGGCCCTCGATAAGCTCACCCTCCGCCTGCGTCGCTCCCGCGACCGCCGCAAGGACCATCGCCGTGGCTACAACAACCAGGTTCCCGTGGACCTGGGCGTGGCCCAGGAAGAGCCCGCCGTTCAGGAGGAGGCCGAGGCCGAGCCTGAATCCAACAGCACGGATGCGGCTGTGGCCGGCGACTTGGGGCCGGGCGAATCCGTCGAAGTGCGCGTAGGGGACACCCCCATCACCATCCGCCGCAAGCTCCATATCGCAGAACCGATGACCATCGACGACGCCATCAACCAGATGGAACTGATCGGCCATGATTTCTTCCTCTTCACCAACATCGACACCGGCCGTCCTTCCGTGGTCTACCATCGTCACGGATGGAGCTACGGCGTCTTCGAGATCGACACCGCTGAGAACGTGGAGAAGGCGAAAGCCAAAGCTAAGAAGTAA
- a CDS encoding ROK family glucokinase: MHTMAVDIGGTKIAIGICDETDSIVRSWTVPTPKESQAIDKHIASTYLEAKKIYSDIAAIGISAAGNVKEDRRTIVFSANIPAWIQYDLAAHIEERINHEVPVIVENDANCAGWGEFVHGAGQGHTNMVALTVGTGLGGAIVLNGELYRGSFGMAAELGHMPMVPDGDFCGCGLRGCAERYTSGNALERFARAAVRRRPQDAARLLELCNGDVDELKGKMVSQAAEEGDVLGLYAFNKIGEWLGRTMAAISAVLDPDIYVIGGGVISAGDVLLDPARAAYVRFLQASAYRRKAEIVPATAGQDAGLIGAANLALR, encoded by the coding sequence ATGCATACTATGGCCGTTGATATTGGCGGAACGAAGATCGCCATTGGGATCTGCGATGAAACGGATTCGATCGTGCGTTCGTGGACGGTTCCCACTCCCAAGGAATCCCAAGCCATTGATAAACATATCGCTTCCACCTATCTGGAGGCGAAGAAGATCTATTCGGACATCGCCGCCATCGGAATCTCCGCCGCTGGCAATGTGAAGGAGGATCGGCGCACCATCGTCTTCTCCGCCAACATCCCCGCTTGGATCCAGTATGATTTGGCCGCCCACATCGAAGAGCGAATCAACCACGAGGTGCCGGTCATCGTGGAGAACGATGCCAATTGCGCCGGTTGGGGCGAATTCGTGCATGGGGCCGGCCAGGGCCACACCAACATGGTGGCTTTGACGGTCGGCACCGGCTTGGGCGGAGCCATCGTCTTGAACGGCGAGCTTTACCGGGGCTCTTTCGGCATGGCCGCCGAGCTGGGGCATATGCCCATGGTCCCCGATGGGGACTTCTGCGGTTGCGGCCTGCGCGGTTGCGCCGAACGTTATACCTCCGGCAACGCCTTGGAGCGTTTCGCCCGGGCCGCCGTCCGCCGTCGTCCTCAGGACGCCGCCCGTCTGCTGGAACTGTGCAACGGCGATGTGGATGAGCTCAAGGGCAAGATGGTCTCCCAGGCCGCGGAAGAGGGCGATGTGCTCGGTCTGTACGCCTTCAACAAGATTGGTGAATGGCTGGGGCGCACCATGGCCGCCATCTCGGCCGTTTTGGACCCTGACATCTACGTGATCGGAGGCGGGGTGATCTCCGCCGGAGACGTGCTTCTGGACCCGGCCCGGGCCGCCTATGTGCGTTTCCTGCAGGCCAGTGCTTACCGCCGGAAGGCCGAAATCGTCCCCGCGACAGCCGGCCAGGATGCGGGCTTAATCGGCGCCGCCAACTTGGCTTTGCGCTGA
- a CDS encoding helix-turn-helix domain-containing protein: MTETTLNRTTSTSMDRSGMMNMHRGDAINKNLTPAQQRAVRLAQEQIIRARQARAAKNERENNLHRMWANSESDDDMFATTPSPQKNHQDDSEISLRKVQGGVLRSLRTKDHKTLREISERAGVSLGYLSEVERGQKEASSELLTSITEALGVRLSDMLIMVAKQLRVAEKKAKGVALASSPVSNPMAL, translated from the coding sequence ATGACTGAAACCACTTTGAATCGCACGACCTCCACCTCCATGGACCGGTCTGGAATGATGAATATGCATCGCGGCGACGCCATCAACAAGAACCTCACCCCTGCCCAGCAGAGGGCGGTGCGTCTGGCGCAAGAACAGATCATTCGGGCCCGTCAGGCTCGGGCCGCGAAGAACGAAAGGGAAAACAACCTCCACCGTATGTGGGCCAACTCAGAAAGTGATGACGATATGTTTGCGACCACACCTTCCCCTCAGAAGAACCACCAGGACGACAGCGAGATTTCCCTGCGGAAGGTCCAAGGCGGGGTCCTACGCTCCCTGAGGACGAAGGACCACAAGACCTTACGCGAAATCAGCGAACGGGCAGGCGTGTCATTGGGCTATCTGTCGGAAGTGGAACGCGGTCAGAAAGAGGCCAGCTCCGAACTGCTGACCTCCATCACCGAGGCGCTCGGCGTGCGTTTGTCCGACATGCTGATCATGGTGGCCAAGCAGTTGCGCGTGGCTGAGAAGAAGGCCAAGGGCGTGGCTTTGGCTTCTTCCCCTGTGTCCAATCCCATGGCTTTGTGA
- a CDS encoding DUF3046 domain-containing protein — protein sequence MREREFWELLEEVFGRVYGRSLAKDQRLDRLDSMTVNEALAAGVEPRVVWNVFCDQMDIPDSRRWGKDHAAPPLPAA from the coding sequence ATGCGAGAACGTGAATTTTGGGAATTGCTGGAAGAGGTGTTCGGCCGGGTCTATGGCCGCAGCCTGGCCAAAGACCAGCGTCTGGACCGGCTTGATTCCATGACCGTCAACGAGGCCTTGGCCGCCGGGGTGGAGCCCCGTGTTGTCTGGAACGTTTTCTGCGACCAGATGGATATCCCCGATTCTCGACGGTGGGGGAAGGACCATGCCGCCCCGCCTTTGCCGGCCGCCTGA
- the recA gene encoding recombinase RecA, which yields MTRTKDTASAQDARRQAALDTALAQVEKTFGKGSAMRLGDKPVQHVEVIPTGSLALDLALGIGGLPRGRIVEIYGPESSGKTTIALHAVANAQKAGGVAAFIDAEHALDPEYARKLGVDTDSLIISQPDNGEQALEIADMLIRSGALDIIVIDSVAALVPKAEIDGEMGDSHVGLQARLMSQALRKMTGALSQSNTTAIFINQLREKIGVMFGNPETTTGGKALKFYASVRLDIRRIQTLKNGDEAVGNRTRVKVVKNKMAPPFKSAEFDILYGEGVSREGSILDMGLALGLVKKSGSWFTYDGDQLGQGREKARQFLKDNPQLADEIETKVKVAYGVIPDPNPDAASQEGESPSAADDGAKGEDDSVPIVKE from the coding sequence ATGACACGCACAAAAGATACGGCCAGCGCCCAAGACGCTCGTCGCCAGGCGGCCTTGGACACCGCTTTGGCCCAGGTGGAGAAGACCTTCGGCAAGGGGTCGGCCATGCGTTTGGGGGATAAGCCCGTTCAGCACGTCGAAGTGATTCCCACGGGTTCCTTGGCCTTGGACTTGGCCTTGGGCATCGGAGGCCTGCCCCGGGGCAGAATCGTGGAGATTTATGGCCCTGAATCTTCCGGTAAGACGACCATCGCTTTGCACGCCGTGGCCAACGCCCAGAAGGCTGGCGGGGTGGCCGCCTTCATCGATGCCGAGCATGCCTTGGATCCCGAATACGCCCGGAAGTTGGGCGTGGACACCGATTCCTTGATCATCTCCCAGCCTGACAACGGGGAGCAGGCCTTGGAGATCGCCGATATGCTCATCCGGTCGGGGGCTTTGGACATCATCGTCATCGATTCCGTGGCCGCCTTGGTTCCCAAGGCGGAAATCGATGGGGAGATGGGGGACAGCCATGTGGGTCTGCAGGCCAGGCTCATGAGCCAGGCTTTGCGCAAGATGACCGGCGCCTTGTCCCAATCCAACACCACAGCCATCTTCATCAACCAGCTGCGCGAGAAAATCGGGGTCATGTTCGGGAACCCGGAAACGACGACCGGTGGCAAGGCCTTGAAGTTCTATGCTTCCGTTCGTTTGGACATCCGCCGCATCCAGACTCTGAAGAACGGGGACGAAGCCGTCGGCAACCGCACCAGGGTCAAGGTCGTGAAGAACAAGATGGCCCCGCCTTTCAAATCGGCGGAATTCGACATCCTCTACGGGGAGGGCGTTTCCCGTGAAGGGTCCATTCTGGATATGGGGTTGGCCTTGGGCTTGGTGAAGAAGTCCGGATCCTGGTTCACTTATGATGGGGACCAGCTGGGCCAGGGCAGGGAAAAGGCCCGTCAATTCCTCAAAGACAATCCTCAGCTCGCGGACGAAATCGAGACGAAGGTCAAAGTCGCTTATGGGGTGATTCCCGATCCCAACCCCGATGCCGCTTCCCAAGAAGGCGAAAGCCCTTCTGCGGCGGATGATGGAGCCAAGGGAGAGGACGATTCTGTCCCCATCGTGAAGGAATGA
- the secA gene encoding preprotein translocase subunit SecA, which yields MGEGSQLRKLKNVAEATNNLEDEISALTDDELKGQTAKFKKKLDNGASLDDLMPEAFATVREVSKRTLGQRHFDVQLMGGAALHWGNIAEMKTGEGKTLVATLPAYLNALEGKGVHVVTVNDYLASYQSELMGRIFRFLKMDTGCIITDQQPAERRKQYNADITYGTNNEFGFDYLRDNMAWDKGELVQRGHHFAIVDEVDSILIDEARTPLIISGPAEGDVSRWYRQFARLAPKLERDVDYEVDEKKKTIGILDPGITKVEDYLGIDNLYEPSNTALIGYLNNAIKAKELFLRDKDYVVQGGEVLIVDEHTGRMLHGRRYNEGLHQAIEAKEGVEVQAENQTFATITLQNYFRMYDKLAGMTGTAETEAAEFMNTYKLGVIPIPTNRPMIRKDQDDLVFRTRKEKLVAVVKDVADRYAKGQPVLLGTASVEASEVVSSLLDVAQIPHKVLNAKHHEAEAAVVAVAGRKGAVTVATNMAGRGTDIMLGGNVEFLADQKLKSQGYSAEDTPEDYERLWPSTLDDIKQQVKDEHEEVVKLGGLYVLGTERHESRRIDNQLRGRSGRQGDPGESRFYLSLEDNLMRLFNTQLVAAIMRNNMPEGEPLEQKSVSKGVRNAQKSVEARNYEMRKNVLKYDDVMNKQRTVIYKERMEVLKGADIQSDVQNFIKSVIDSYVRGASRGSDKVALWDFDGLWKALESVMPLDFDKDAVLDSLDGLKGEKARIKLVDAIYEQVKEEYDKREDEIGADSMREIERRVVLATMDRKWREHLYEMDYLKDGIGLRGMGQRDPLVEYQREGFQMYNSMVDSIKEEVIQLLFNLDLQAVARAEEEAEQEESDQLEYSSPTDPDSVESDGDEVSDLDETEDRLESHSYEGSVTGLEPMTHEDKKVPLSKRPKSDELKTPWADGRTFPGTSKNAPCPCGSGRKYKMCHGQNEEK from the coding sequence ATGGGTGAAGGCTCTCAGCTGCGCAAGTTGAAGAACGTCGCTGAAGCCACCAATAATCTGGAAGACGAGATTTCCGCCCTGACCGATGATGAGCTCAAAGGCCAGACGGCCAAGTTCAAAAAGAAGCTCGATAATGGCGCCTCTTTAGACGACCTCATGCCCGAAGCCTTCGCCACCGTGCGCGAAGTCTCCAAACGGACCTTGGGGCAGCGTCACTTCGATGTGCAGCTCATGGGCGGCGCGGCCCTGCATTGGGGGAATATCGCCGAGATGAAGACCGGTGAAGGCAAGACCCTGGTGGCCACCCTTCCCGCTTATTTGAACGCCTTGGAAGGGAAAGGCGTCCATGTGGTCACGGTCAACGATTACCTGGCCAGTTACCAGTCCGAGCTCATGGGCCGTATCTTCCGTTTCCTGAAGATGGACACCGGTTGCATCATCACCGATCAGCAACCTGCCGAAAGGCGCAAACAGTACAACGCGGACATCACGTACGGGACCAACAATGAGTTCGGTTTCGACTATCTGCGCGACAACATGGCCTGGGACAAGGGTGAATTGGTCCAGCGAGGCCATCATTTCGCCATCGTCGATGAAGTCGACTCCATCCTCATCGACGAAGCCCGTACCCCTCTGATCATCTCCGGCCCGGCTGAAGGGGACGTGAGCCGCTGGTACCGTCAGTTCGCCCGTCTGGCTCCTAAGCTGGAACGCGACGTGGACTATGAGGTGGACGAAAAGAAGAAGACCATCGGCATCCTGGATCCCGGCATCACCAAGGTGGAGGACTACCTGGGCATCGATAACCTCTACGAGCCCAGCAACACCGCCTTGATCGGCTACCTGAACAACGCCATCAAGGCCAAGGAGCTTTTCCTGCGGGATAAGGATTACGTGGTCCAAGGCGGGGAAGTCCTCATCGTGGATGAACACACCGGCCGCATGCTGCATGGCCGCCGTTACAACGAAGGCCTCCACCAGGCCATCGAAGCCAAGGAAGGGGTGGAAGTCCAGGCCGAAAACCAGACCTTCGCCACCATCACCCTGCAGAATTACTTCCGCATGTATGACAAGTTGGCTGGCATGACCGGTACCGCAGAGACCGAAGCGGCCGAGTTCATGAACACCTACAAGCTGGGCGTCATTCCCATCCCCACCAACCGGCCCATGATCCGCAAGGACCAGGATGACCTGGTTTTCCGCACCCGCAAGGAGAAGCTGGTAGCCGTCGTCAAGGACGTGGCCGACCGCTACGCCAAGGGCCAGCCCGTTCTGCTGGGCACCGCCTCCGTGGAAGCGTCCGAAGTGGTCTCCTCCCTGCTCGACGTGGCCCAGATCCCTCACAAGGTCCTGAACGCCAAGCACCACGAGGCCGAAGCGGCCGTGGTCGCCGTCGCAGGCCGCAAAGGGGCCGTGACCGTGGCCACCAACATGGCCGGTCGTGGTACCGATATCATGCTGGGCGGCAACGTGGAATTCCTGGCCGACCAGAAGCTCAAATCCCAAGGGTATTCGGCCGAGGACACTCCCGAAGACTACGAGCGCCTGTGGCCGTCAACCTTGGATGACATCAAGCAGCAGGTGAAGGATGAACATGAGGAGGTCGTCAAGCTGGGCGGCCTGTACGTGCTCGGCACCGAACGCCACGAGTCCCGCCGCATCGATAACCAGTTGCGAGGCCGTTCCGGCCGTCAGGGCGACCCCGGTGAATCCCGTTTCTACTTGTCTTTGGAAGACAACCTGATGCGCCTGTTCAACACCCAGCTGGTGGCCGCCATCATGCGCAACAACATGCCGGAAGGTGAGCCCCTGGAGCAGAAGAGCGTCTCCAAGGGGGTACGAAACGCCCAGAAGTCCGTGGAAGCCCGCAATTACGAAATGCGTAAGAACGTGCTTAAGTATGATGACGTCATGAACAAGCAGCGTACGGTCATCTACAAGGAAAGGATGGAGGTCCTCAAAGGGGCCGATATCCAGTCCGATGTCCAGAACTTCATCAAGTCCGTCATCGACTCGTACGTGCGCGGGGCTTCGCGCGGGTCCGACAAGGTCGCCCTCTGGGACTTCGATGGCCTGTGGAAGGCCTTGGAAAGCGTCATGCCTCTTGACTTCGACAAGGACGCCGTCCTTGACTCCCTGGACGGGCTGAAAGGCGAGAAGGCCCGGATCAAGCTCGTGGACGCGATCTATGAGCAGGTCAAGGAGGAATACGACAAGCGCGAAGACGAGATCGGCGCCGACAGTATGCGGGAGATCGAACGACGCGTGGTCTTGGCGACCATGGACCGCAAGTGGCGCGAGCACCTGTATGAGATGGATTATCTCAAGGACGGCATCGGCCTGCGTGGCATGGGTCAGCGCGATCCTCTGGTTGAGTACCAGCGCGAAGGCTTCCAGATGTATAACTCCATGGTGGACTCCATCAAGGAAGAGGTCATCCAGCTCTTGTTCAACCTGGACTTGCAAGCCGTGGCCCGGGCTGAGGAAGAGGCAGAACAAGAGGAAAGCGACCAGCTTGAGTATTCATCTCCGACCGATCCTGATTCCGTGGAATCAGATGGGGACGAGGTCTCTGATCTGGATGAGACCGAAGACAGGCTGGAATCCCACAGCTACGAGGGGTCCGTCACCGGTTTGGAGCCTATGACCCACGAGGATAAGAAGGTCCCCCTGTCCAAGCGGCCCAAGAGCGACGAGCTCAAGACCCCGTGGGCTGATGGACGCACTTTCCCCGGCACGTCGAAGAACGCCCCTTGCCCCTGCGGCTCCGGACGCAAATACAAGATGTGCCACGGCCAGAACGAAGAGAAATAA
- a CDS encoding lysophospholipid acyltransferase family protein: MLYWFFVRTLGPWARHRFDPTVQGAENIPKSGGGIIAANHLSVIDDAIIPITSPRMVHYMGKSEYFTGKGIKGAFKKWWFTSVGVFPVDRSGGAAAAGAMSTAKNIIEEGHLFGIHPEGTRSPDGRLYKAHTGAARLALETGCPVIPTGLFGTDKLMPIGQVIPSKGRCKVVYGRPLYPPQVQLGREATHEEIRAFADQITKAIREITGQEYVDEYAQVVKKRLEASEALKAGEKKENQQDQ; the protein is encoded by the coding sequence ATGTTGTATTGGTTCTTCGTCAGGACTCTCGGACCCTGGGCCCGGCATCGCTTCGACCCCACGGTCCAAGGGGCTGAGAACATCCCCAAAAGCGGGGGTGGGATCATCGCGGCCAATCATCTGTCCGTCATCGACGACGCCATCATTCCCATCACTTCGCCCCGTATGGTCCATTACATGGGCAAGAGCGAATACTTCACAGGCAAAGGGATCAAAGGCGCTTTCAAAAAATGGTGGTTCACCTCCGTGGGGGTTTTCCCCGTGGACCGTTCCGGGGGAGCGGCGGCGGCCGGGGCCATGAGCACGGCGAAGAATATCATCGAGGAAGGGCATCTTTTCGGCATCCATCCCGAAGGCACGCGTAGCCCTGACGGTCGCCTGTATAAAGCCCATACCGGGGCCGCCCGTCTGGCTTTGGAGACCGGATGCCCGGTCATCCCCACGGGCCTGTTCGGGACGGATAAGCTCATGCCCATCGGCCAGGTGATTCCCTCGAAGGGACGATGCAAAGTGGTGTATGGCCGGCCCCTGTATCCGCCTCAGGTGCAACTGGGCAGGGAAGCGACCCATGAAGAGATCCGCGCCTTCGCCGATCAGATCACCAAGGCCATTCGGGAGATTACTGGGCAGGAATACGTTGATGAATACGCTCAAGTGGTCAAGAAAAGGTTGGAAGCCTCGGAAGCGTTGAAGGCGGGAGAGAAGAAGGAGAATCAGCAGGACCAGTAG